A single window of Pseudarthrobacter psychrotolerans DNA harbors:
- a CDS encoding HNH endonuclease signature motif containing protein — protein sequence MKGTTAVEALDAIKASVAALAVVIPGAGSAGQEDPDPLRHQLDGWLDTLAEAARLQAATAALVVHAAAGFADSTRAMASPNALPQGRIAQEMAVVAEVACVLAVSERTAGALLAEAHELTTTLPLTLAALQAGNISWQHARAMVDETASLNPAGAAALEAHFLDPDAPNPAQGCPAGELVPSRFRHQARTWRERHHPDSIERRHTKSALDRRLEFAPDRDGMAWLSAYLPADQAAGIWDRTTTAARAMQGPAETRTLTQLRADTAASWLLGGRTDDAPSPSAQVLMTVPVFSLMGLTDEPAMLDGYGPIPASMASRLMAESSTSFHRVLTDPRDGAPLEIGRTSYRIPVSMRQWLRLRDGKCPFPGCTNQSLDNEADHLLSWADGGTTGISNLGQPCHKHHRLKHTTAWTPTGATADMPPGWISPTGRQYASEQQDWEPPDWPPQFKNEARHLELGPDVPEDILSREPPPENLRPVDPLPEWVWLQWPLDDPDPFPPDGLELCPSTAMPEDPLPAWIRQQAPVDEPWPEWGVPQMV from the coding sequence ATGAAAGGGACAACAGCGGTGGAGGCGTTGGATGCCATCAAGGCGTCTGTCGCTGCCCTTGCCGTAGTGATCCCCGGCGCAGGCTCCGCGGGTCAAGAGGATCCGGATCCGCTGCGGCATCAGTTGGACGGCTGGCTGGACACCCTCGCGGAGGCGGCCCGGCTGCAAGCCGCGACGGCTGCCCTGGTAGTCCACGCCGCAGCAGGGTTCGCCGACAGTACACGGGCGATGGCCTCCCCAAACGCGCTGCCGCAGGGCCGCATCGCTCAGGAGATGGCGGTAGTCGCTGAGGTAGCGTGCGTCCTGGCGGTCAGCGAGCGGACGGCCGGTGCGCTCCTGGCCGAGGCCCATGAACTGACAACCACCCTGCCGCTGACGCTGGCCGCCCTGCAGGCCGGGAACATTTCGTGGCAGCATGCCCGGGCCATGGTCGACGAAACAGCCAGCCTGAACCCGGCTGGCGCTGCCGCCCTGGAAGCCCACTTCCTGGACCCGGACGCACCCAACCCGGCACAGGGCTGTCCCGCCGGGGAACTCGTACCGTCCCGGTTCCGGCACCAAGCCCGGACCTGGCGCGAACGCCACCACCCGGACAGCATCGAAAGGCGCCACACTAAAAGTGCCCTGGACCGCCGGCTGGAGTTCGCCCCGGACCGGGACGGCATGGCCTGGCTCTCGGCCTACCTCCCCGCGGACCAGGCGGCGGGGATTTGGGACCGTACCACCACCGCAGCCCGCGCAATGCAGGGCCCCGCCGAGACGCGAACACTGACCCAACTCCGCGCCGACACCGCCGCTTCCTGGCTCCTGGGCGGCAGAACCGACGACGCCCCGTCACCGTCAGCGCAGGTCCTTATGACCGTGCCGGTGTTCTCCCTTATGGGCCTCACCGACGAACCCGCCATGCTCGACGGATACGGTCCAATCCCGGCCTCCATGGCGAGCCGGCTGATGGCCGAAAGTTCCACGTCGTTCCACCGGGTCCTTACCGATCCCCGCGACGGGGCACCGCTGGAGATCGGGCGCACCAGCTACCGCATCCCGGTCAGCATGCGGCAATGGCTCCGCCTGCGGGACGGGAAATGCCCGTTCCCCGGCTGCACCAACCAATCCCTGGACAACGAAGCCGATCACCTTCTCTCATGGGCAGACGGCGGCACCACCGGCATCAGCAACCTCGGCCAGCCATGCCACAAACACCACAGGCTGAAACACACCACGGCTTGGACACCCACCGGTGCGACCGCCGACATGCCACCAGGCTGGATTTCACCGACAGGCCGTCAGTACGCCAGCGAACAACAGGACTGGGAACCACCCGACTGGCCACCCCAATTCAAGAATGAAGCAAGACACCTGGAACTTGGCCCGGACGTGCCTGAAGACATCCTGTCCCGCGAACCTCCGCCTGAGAATCTGCGACCGGTAGATCCCTTGCCGGAGTGGGTCTGGCTGCAGTGGCCGCTCGACGATCCGGATCCGTTCCCGCCCGACGGGCTGGAACTATGCCCTAGCACGGCCATGCCTGAGGATCCCCTTCCGGCTTGGATCCGGCAACAGGCACCAGTGGACGAACCATGGCCGGAGTGGGGCGTCCCCCAGATGGTCTAG
- a CDS encoding ATP-dependent helicase C-terminal domain-containing protein: MIPPTNSDAVRPGTSAAGTFDLAAIGTGLAFAESLGELSSVLRAGGAAGTAVVQAPPGTGKTTLVPPLLANLTGHTKAPRRVVVTQPRRVAARAAARRLAALDGSRIGDRVGYTVRGERQAGPATVVEFVTPGILLRRLLDDPGLESIGAVILDEVHERGLETDLLLGMLSEVRQLRGDLTLVAMSATLDAPRFATLIGGAAGNAGTGHAGTADDGGGPAPVVDCPAALYPLAVEWVPSALPRLDDRGVTRGFLDHVADTAAQAHAAAMAQDAGTDALVFVPGAWEVSYVAARLRGRAAPGTEVLELHGQVSPAEQDQAVSGRRPGGPARIIVSTDLAESSLTVPGVRLVIDSGLTREPRRDASRGMSGLVTVSCSRASAEQRAGRAARQGPGRVVRCYDQRTYGAAPAHVTPEIAVADLTGAALVLACWGSPGGAGLALPDAPPAAAMGEAIEVLRELGAVARDGHATKLGRTLARVPSDPRLARALLDGAAAVGYRAAAEAVALVAGDQRAPGADLTRLLTALRTGKDPAARRWAEDVRRLEAIARKEATAVGRSDIATLASEATVTAAEAVGVVVALAFPDRVARRVPGDGPARYLLSSGTRAGLPAGSPLTGQEWLAVAEVSRASGRDAAGTGAVIRSAAPLIADTAEAAAGHLLTDTVEAQFSQGRVKARRERRLGAISLSSTPVRPSAEDGRAAVARALAKEGLATIGWSTAADALRRRLALLRRELGEPWPDVSEPALLARLDSWLGPELEKLAGGAATSSIDLTDPLRRLLPWPEAVRLAELAPEALKVPSGSMVRIDYPDVSDKAWSDGAGSDGAVPDQAGTGKAGADDAGRPVVAVKLQECFGWAETPRLVDGRVPVLFHLLSPARRPLAVTDDLASFWSGPYAQVRSEMRGRYPRHPWPEDPWTAQPTARTKARM, from the coding sequence GTGATACCGCCAACCAATTCCGACGCCGTCCGTCCGGGCACCTCTGCCGCCGGCACCTTTGATCTGGCGGCCATCGGCACCGGTCTGGCCTTTGCTGAATCGCTCGGGGAGTTGTCCTCCGTGCTGCGCGCGGGCGGTGCGGCGGGTACGGCCGTGGTGCAGGCGCCGCCCGGCACCGGCAAAACAACCCTTGTCCCGCCTCTGCTCGCCAACCTGACGGGACACACCAAGGCGCCCCGGCGCGTGGTGGTCACCCAGCCCCGGCGGGTGGCCGCCCGCGCAGCCGCCCGCCGGTTGGCCGCACTGGACGGCAGCCGGATCGGAGACCGTGTGGGGTACACCGTCCGCGGTGAACGCCAGGCCGGGCCCGCCACCGTGGTGGAGTTTGTCACGCCAGGGATCCTGCTGCGGCGCCTGCTCGACGATCCTGGCCTGGAGAGCATCGGCGCGGTCATCCTGGACGAGGTCCACGAACGCGGCCTCGAAACCGACCTGCTGCTGGGCATGCTCAGCGAAGTGCGCCAGCTGCGCGGCGACCTCACCCTAGTGGCCATGTCGGCCACCCTTGACGCCCCCCGCTTCGCCACCCTGATAGGGGGTGCGGCCGGGAATGCAGGGACAGGACATGCAGGGACAGCGGACGACGGCGGCGGGCCGGCTCCCGTCGTCGACTGCCCCGCAGCCCTGTACCCCTTGGCAGTGGAGTGGGTGCCCTCCGCTTTGCCACGATTGGACGACCGCGGGGTGACGCGCGGGTTCCTGGACCACGTGGCAGATACAGCCGCGCAGGCCCATGCTGCGGCGATGGCGCAGGACGCCGGCACCGATGCACTGGTGTTTGTCCCGGGCGCCTGGGAGGTCTCCTATGTGGCGGCCCGGCTCCGCGGCCGGGCGGCCCCGGGGACCGAGGTGCTGGAACTCCACGGCCAGGTCAGCCCAGCCGAGCAGGACCAGGCCGTCTCCGGGCGCCGGCCGGGCGGCCCTGCACGGATCATCGTGTCCACGGACCTGGCCGAATCTTCCCTGACCGTCCCCGGGGTGCGTCTGGTCATCGACTCCGGGCTAACCCGCGAACCCCGCCGCGATGCCAGCCGGGGCATGTCCGGACTGGTAACTGTTTCCTGCTCACGGGCCTCCGCGGAGCAGCGCGCCGGGCGGGCCGCGCGGCAGGGTCCGGGCCGGGTGGTGCGCTGCTACGACCAGAGGACCTATGGTGCCGCGCCGGCGCATGTGACGCCGGAGATCGCGGTCGCGGACCTGACCGGTGCTGCGCTGGTCCTGGCATGCTGGGGATCACCGGGCGGCGCCGGGCTGGCTCTTCCGGATGCACCTCCCGCGGCAGCCATGGGCGAAGCTATTGAAGTCCTGCGCGAACTCGGAGCCGTGGCCCGCGACGGGCACGCCACCAAGCTGGGGCGGACACTGGCCAGGGTCCCGTCGGATCCCCGGCTGGCCCGCGCTCTGCTCGACGGCGCAGCGGCCGTAGGCTACCGTGCCGCAGCGGAAGCAGTAGCACTCGTCGCCGGGGACCAGCGGGCCCCGGGCGCCGACCTCACGCGGCTGCTGACCGCCCTGCGCACCGGAAAGGACCCCGCCGCCCGGCGGTGGGCGGAAGACGTCCGCCGGCTGGAGGCCATTGCGCGGAAGGAGGCCACCGCCGTCGGACGGTCAGACATCGCCACCCTGGCATCCGAGGCGACGGTGACTGCCGCGGAGGCGGTAGGCGTCGTCGTCGCCCTGGCATTCCCGGACCGCGTGGCCCGGCGCGTCCCGGGCGACGGCCCGGCACGGTACCTGCTGTCGTCCGGCACCCGCGCTGGGTTGCCGGCAGGCAGTCCGCTGACCGGGCAGGAGTGGCTGGCCGTGGCGGAAGTTTCACGTGCCTCCGGCCGGGACGCTGCCGGTACCGGCGCGGTGATCCGCTCTGCGGCGCCGCTGATCGCCGACACCGCCGAGGCGGCCGCCGGGCACCTCCTGACCGACACGGTGGAAGCACAGTTCAGCCAGGGCCGGGTGAAGGCCAGGCGGGAACGGCGGCTGGGTGCCATCAGCCTTTCCTCCACCCCCGTCCGCCCCTCCGCAGAGGACGGCCGTGCCGCCGTGGCCCGTGCCCTCGCCAAGGAGGGGCTGGCAACCATCGGATGGTCGACGGCGGCTGACGCGTTACGCCGCCGCCTCGCCTTGCTGCGCCGCGAACTGGGTGAGCCGTGGCCCGATGTTTCCGAACCGGCCCTGCTGGCACGGCTGGACTCCTGGCTGGGACCGGAGCTCGAGAAACTGGCTGGCGGCGCAGCCACCAGCAGCATCGACCTCACCGATCCCTTGCGCCGGCTGCTGCCCTGGCCCGAGGCGGTCCGCCTGGCGGAGCTGGCACCGGAGGCGCTGAAAGTGCCGAGCGGATCGATGGTGCGGATCGACTACCCCGACGTTTCGGACAAAGCCTGGTCCGACGGTGCCGGGTCAGATGGTGCCGTGCCGGACCAGGCAGGAACCGGGAAGGCAGGCGCGGACGACGCCGGCCGGCCGGTTGTTGCGGTCAAGCTGCAGGAGTGCTTTGGCTGGGCTGAGACGCCGCGGCTGGTGGACGGCAGGGTCCCGGTCCTCTTCCACCTGCTGTCGCCTGCGCGGCGGCCGCTTGCTGTGACGGATGACTTGGCGTCGTTCTGGTCCGGGCCGTACGCCCAGGTGCGGTCCGAGATGCGGGGCCGCTATCCCAGGCATCCCTGGCCGGAGGATCCCTGGACGGCGCAGCCCACTGCGCGGACCAAAGCCCGCATGTAA
- a CDS encoding elongation factor G-like protein EF-G2: MSVKGAKDTARTPGRGGPEVRRAEASNGIAVADSKQVRNVALVGHSGAGKTLLIEALLAAHGMISRKGSIAEGTTVSDSDPSAVRQQRSVTLSLVPLLINGIKVNLLDTPGYPDFIGELRAGLRAADSALFVVSAVDGIDATTTALWGECERLGTPRAVVISRVDHPRADYDGVLAACQRAFGDAVLPLYVPVRSGGETSGLLGLLTGTVSDYSAGEAYAGSRDADPGERAESETARGRLIEGIIAESEDETLMDRYLGGEDIDTDVLIADLETAVARGSFFPVLPTSAVTGLGTAELMEVLTRGFPSPVEGGLPAVTDLAGGPAAALACDPDGPLAAEVVRTTIDPFLGRVCLTRVFSGTLRADTPVHVGGHGLADRGHQDHDTDERVTHLYSPLGTNLRPVAHAVAGDICALAKLGSAETGDTISAKDQPLLLATWEMPEPLMPVAVEADSRSDEDALARSLAKVAAGDPTLRVERNAETHQLILWCMGEAHAEVVLDRLRDQGVKLHTVGVVTPLRETFAAPATGHGRHVKQSGGHGQYAVCDIDVEPLDRGGGFEFVDKTVGGVIPGTFIASVEKGVRSQMQKGLAAGFPVVDLRVTLVGGKAHSVDSSDAAFQAAGALALREAAAAGRIQLLEPVSSVSITVSEAHVGAVMSDLSARRGRLTGTATTGGELTEISAEVPDQELLKYAVELRALTAGTGRFRRRYLRHDPVPSGS, from the coding sequence ATGTCAGTGAAAGGCGCAAAGGACACAGCGCGGACACCGGGGCGTGGAGGGCCGGAAGTGCGCCGGGCTGAGGCTTCCAACGGAATCGCGGTAGCGGATTCGAAGCAGGTGCGCAATGTGGCGCTTGTGGGGCATTCGGGCGCCGGGAAGACCCTGCTGATCGAAGCATTACTGGCCGCCCACGGCATGATTTCACGCAAAGGCTCCATCGCGGAGGGCACCACCGTCAGTGACTCCGACCCGTCAGCAGTGCGGCAGCAGCGGTCGGTCACCCTGTCCCTGGTTCCGCTGCTTATCAACGGCATTAAGGTGAACCTGCTGGATACGCCAGGGTATCCGGACTTTATCGGCGAACTTCGGGCGGGGCTGCGGGCTGCGGACTCCGCCCTCTTTGTTGTCTCCGCCGTGGACGGCATCGATGCCACCACTACGGCGCTCTGGGGCGAATGCGAACGCCTCGGCACGCCGCGGGCCGTGGTCATCTCCCGCGTTGACCACCCCCGGGCAGATTACGACGGCGTCCTGGCCGCCTGCCAGCGGGCGTTCGGCGACGCGGTGCTGCCACTGTACGTCCCGGTCCGGTCCGGCGGCGAAACCAGCGGGCTGCTCGGATTGTTGACGGGCACGGTCTCGGACTACTCCGCCGGGGAGGCGTACGCCGGTTCCCGGGACGCTGACCCCGGCGAGCGCGCGGAGTCTGAAACCGCCCGGGGCCGGCTCATTGAAGGGATCATCGCCGAAAGCGAGGACGAGACCCTGATGGACCGTTATCTGGGTGGTGAGGACATCGATACGGATGTCCTCATCGCGGACCTGGAAACCGCCGTCGCCCGTGGTTCCTTCTTCCCGGTCCTGCCCACCTCCGCTGTCACCGGGCTCGGCACCGCGGAACTGATGGAAGTCCTGACCAGGGGCTTCCCGTCGCCGGTGGAGGGCGGCCTCCCGGCGGTGACGGACTTGGCGGGCGGTCCCGCGGCGGCCTTGGCCTGTGACCCGGACGGGCCGCTGGCGGCTGAGGTGGTGCGCACTACCATTGATCCGTTCCTGGGCAGGGTCTGCCTGACGCGCGTCTTTTCGGGTACGTTGCGTGCTGACACTCCCGTGCACGTCGGCGGGCACGGGCTCGCGGACCGCGGCCATCAGGACCATGACACTGACGAGCGCGTCACCCACCTGTATTCCCCGTTGGGCACCAACCTGCGTCCGGTAGCGCACGCTGTTGCCGGTGACATCTGTGCGCTGGCGAAACTGGGAAGCGCCGAAACCGGGGACACGATCTCGGCCAAGGACCAGCCGCTGCTGCTGGCCACCTGGGAGATGCCGGAGCCGCTGATGCCGGTGGCAGTCGAGGCGGACTCGCGCAGTGACGAGGACGCGCTGGCCCGAAGCCTGGCCAAAGTGGCCGCCGGCGATCCCACGCTGCGTGTGGAGCGGAACGCGGAAACACACCAGCTGATCCTGTGGTGCATGGGGGAGGCCCATGCCGAGGTGGTGCTGGACAGGCTGCGCGACCAGGGCGTAAAGCTGCACACCGTTGGCGTGGTGACGCCGCTGCGGGAAACGTTCGCCGCACCGGCCACGGGCCACGGCCGGCACGTCAAACAGTCCGGCGGGCACGGGCAGTATGCCGTCTGCGACATCGATGTGGAGCCGCTGGACCGAGGCGGCGGATTCGAATTCGTCGACAAAACGGTAGGCGGGGTGATTCCAGGTACGTTCATCGCCTCCGTCGAGAAAGGCGTGCGCTCGCAGATGCAAAAAGGCTTGGCTGCCGGGTTCCCCGTGGTAGACCTGCGCGTCACCCTGGTGGGTGGCAAGGCCCACAGCGTTGACTCGTCAGACGCCGCCTTCCAGGCGGCAGGCGCCCTGGCGCTCCGGGAGGCCGCCGCGGCCGGTCGCATCCAGCTGCTCGAGCCCGTTTCCTCGGTCAGTATCACCGTGTCCGAGGCGCACGTAGGTGCCGTGATGAGTGACCTCTCAGCACGCCGCGGCAGGCTCACCGGTACGGCCACCACCGGTGGTGAACTGACCGAAATCAGCGCGGAAGTCCCTGATCAGGAACTGCTGAAGTACGCCGTGGAGCTGCGGGCGCTGACTGCCGGAACCGGCCGGTTCCGGCGCCGCTACCTCCGGCACGACCCGGTGCCCAGCGGCTCATGA
- the ggt gene encoding gamma-glutamyltransferase, whose protein sequence is MPSVRRRLAAVTAVLALSVTTGAVTSPAFADPRATDKAPTATGYGGAVSTVDPEASAAAIEVLRDGGNAADAAVAAAATLGVTEPYSAGIGGGGYFVFYDAKTGKVGTIDGRETAPATMPADAFIDPATITPANPAGSPYPFTPELVTSGVSVGVPGTPATWERALERWGTLDLGEALKPAIKVAGRGFVVDETFRQQTLDNKVRFSAFPATASLYLPGGDAPAVGSIFHNQDLARTYRLLAKQGTDAFYGGTLAAEIAATVQSPPKSDTTTLPVPAGYLTTADLAAYRTLDQEPTHVEYRGYDVYGMAPSSSGGTTVGEALNILAPFNLREMTTPDALHHYLEASALAFGDRAKYVGDPAFVDVPTDALTDPQFGKERACAVDPATAATKPVPAGNVSEYDGVCPVTPAAAADEKDTENISTTNLTVADKWGNVVEYTLTIEQTGGSGMLVPGRGFLLNNELTDFSTVYVATDPNRIEPGKRPRSSMSPTIILKDEKPFLALGSPGGSTIITTVLQTIFNRVDLDMNILDSLAAPRASQRNTANVTAEPDFIKAYGDALAPYKHKLVPAGDAFTSAAEIGAATAIEFGPGKSVTAVAEPVRRGGGSAMVVKPSR, encoded by the coding sequence ATGCCTAGTGTGCGACGTCGATTGGCTGCTGTGACGGCTGTCCTAGCCTTGAGCGTAACTACCGGGGCGGTGACCAGTCCCGCGTTCGCAGACCCCCGCGCGACGGATAAAGCCCCGACAGCCACCGGCTACGGCGGGGCGGTGAGCACCGTTGATCCCGAGGCGTCCGCTGCGGCGATCGAGGTCCTGCGCGACGGCGGCAACGCCGCGGATGCCGCCGTCGCCGCGGCCGCGACCCTGGGTGTGACCGAGCCCTACAGCGCCGGCATCGGCGGCGGCGGATACTTCGTGTTCTACGACGCGAAGACCGGCAAGGTGGGAACCATCGATGGCCGCGAAACGGCTCCGGCAACGATGCCCGCCGACGCGTTCATCGATCCGGCCACCATCACGCCAGCCAACCCCGCAGGCAGTCCATACCCGTTTACCCCTGAACTGGTCACCAGTGGCGTCTCCGTAGGCGTCCCCGGAACGCCGGCCACGTGGGAGCGGGCCTTGGAACGGTGGGGAACGCTGGACCTTGGCGAGGCCCTCAAGCCCGCCATCAAGGTAGCTGGCCGTGGCTTTGTGGTGGATGAAACGTTCCGCCAGCAGACGCTCGATAACAAGGTCCGGTTCTCGGCCTTCCCCGCCACGGCGAGTCTCTACCTACCCGGCGGTGACGCTCCCGCCGTCGGCAGTATCTTCCACAACCAGGACCTCGCCAGGACGTACCGGCTCCTCGCCAAACAGGGAACCGACGCTTTCTACGGCGGGACGCTCGCAGCGGAGATCGCCGCCACGGTCCAGTCACCGCCGAAGAGCGACACCACCACGCTGCCTGTTCCGGCCGGCTACCTCACGACGGCGGATCTCGCCGCATACCGGACGCTGGACCAGGAGCCCACGCATGTGGAGTACCGCGGCTACGACGTCTACGGCATGGCGCCGTCCAGCAGCGGCGGCACAACAGTGGGAGAGGCGCTGAATATCCTGGCGCCCTTCAACCTCCGTGAGATGACCACGCCGGATGCCCTGCATCACTATCTCGAGGCCAGCGCACTAGCCTTCGGGGACCGTGCCAAGTACGTGGGCGACCCGGCCTTCGTCGACGTCCCCACCGATGCCCTCACCGATCCGCAGTTTGGCAAGGAGCGGGCCTGCGCCGTTGACCCCGCGACCGCGGCAACCAAGCCGGTACCGGCAGGGAATGTGTCAGAGTACGACGGCGTGTGCCCGGTTACGCCGGCGGCAGCCGCAGACGAGAAGGACACCGAAAACATCTCCACGACCAACCTGACTGTCGCTGACAAGTGGGGCAACGTGGTGGAATACACCCTGACGATCGAGCAGACCGGCGGTTCCGGCATGCTGGTGCCCGGCCGCGGATTCCTGCTGAACAACGAGCTCACCGACTTCTCCACGGTCTATGTCGCCACAGACCCGAACCGGATCGAGCCCGGCAAGCGCCCACGGTCCTCGATGTCGCCCACCATCATCCTCAAGGACGAAAAGCCGTTCCTGGCGCTCGGTTCCCCCGGCGGATCGACCATTATCACTACGGTCCTGCAAACCATCTTCAACAGGGTGGACCTGGATATGAACATTCTGGACTCGCTGGCGGCACCGCGTGCATCCCAGCGCAACACCGCCAATGTCACGGCCGAGCCGGACTTCATCAAGGCATATGGAGACGCGTTGGCACCATACAAACACAAGCTGGTACCTGCCGGTGACGCCTTCACCTCGGCTGCCGAAATTGGTGCGGCGACAGCCATCGAGTTTGGGCCCGGCAAGAGCGTGACCGCGGTTGCCGAGCCCGTGCGGCGCGGCGGCGGTTCGGCGATGGTGGTCAAACCGTCGCGGTGA
- a CDS encoding MFS transporter, with product MNPAALKIQRIYLTLTLGNTLAASFIWGINTLFLLDAGLSNLEAFAANAFFTAGMVLFEVPTGVIADGWGRRVSFLLGTVTLAASTYLYYLLWQLSAPFWAWAVVSVLLGLGFTFFSGAVEAWLVDALHFSGFDGALEAVFGRAQMVAGVAMLVGSTAGGVIAQATDLGVPFLLRVGVLLAMFGVAFWLMHDVGFTPERSPHPLEATRAVLSASIDNGLKNPPVRYIMLAAPFSAGVGIYVFYALQPYLLELFGDPHAYSVAGLAAGIVAGAQVVGGWLAPMVRRLVRKRTTVLVVSSSMGALILVALGITGVFWVALLLLVLWALVSAAGTPVRQAYLNDMIASKQRATVLSFDSLVGSSGGIVVQPLMGRTADVYGYPLSLAISGVIELFAVPFLLASRRRRSPADTATTDTATTDTATTDTATTDTGPSA from the coding sequence ATGAACCCCGCCGCGCTGAAGATCCAGCGCATCTACCTCACCCTGACCCTGGGCAATACGCTGGCGGCCTCATTCATCTGGGGAATCAACACGCTCTTTCTCCTGGATGCCGGGCTGAGCAACCTGGAAGCCTTCGCGGCCAACGCCTTCTTCACGGCCGGAATGGTCCTGTTCGAAGTGCCCACCGGGGTCATCGCGGACGGTTGGGGACGCCGGGTCTCGTTCCTGCTCGGCACGGTGACCCTGGCTGCCTCCACCTACCTGTATTACCTGCTCTGGCAGTTGTCCGCGCCCTTCTGGGCCTGGGCGGTGGTGTCGGTCCTGCTGGGCCTGGGTTTCACGTTCTTCTCCGGCGCCGTGGAGGCATGGCTGGTGGACGCGTTGCACTTCTCCGGCTTCGACGGTGCTTTGGAGGCGGTGTTCGGACGGGCGCAGATGGTCGCCGGCGTCGCGATGCTCGTGGGCTCGACGGCCGGCGGCGTGATCGCCCAGGCCACTGACCTTGGGGTCCCGTTCCTGTTGCGCGTAGGCGTACTCCTGGCGATGTTCGGGGTGGCCTTTTGGCTGATGCACGATGTTGGTTTCACCCCGGAACGTTCTCCCCATCCGCTGGAGGCGACCCGGGCCGTGCTGTCCGCTTCCATCGACAACGGCCTGAAAAACCCGCCCGTGCGGTACATTATGCTGGCCGCACCGTTCAGCGCCGGCGTGGGGATCTATGTCTTCTACGCGCTGCAGCCCTACCTGCTGGAGCTCTTCGGCGACCCGCACGCCTACTCGGTGGCCGGACTCGCCGCGGGCATTGTGGCCGGCGCGCAGGTGGTGGGCGGCTGGCTGGCGCCGATGGTCCGGCGCCTGGTCCGCAAACGCACCACGGTCCTGGTGGTGAGCAGCAGCATGGGCGCACTGATCCTGGTGGCGCTCGGCATTACGGGCGTGTTTTGGGTGGCGCTGCTGCTGCTGGTGCTGTGGGCCCTGGTCTCAGCGGCGGGCACTCCGGTGCGGCAGGCCTACCTGAACGACATGATCGCTTCAAAGCAGCGGGCAACGGTGCTCAGCTTCGATTCACTGGTGGGATCCAGCGGCGGCATTGTGGTGCAGCCGCTCATGGGCCGGACAGCGGATGTGTACGGCTACCCCCTCTCGCTCGCCATCAGCGGTGTGATCGAACTGTTCGCCGTGCCGTTCCTGCTGGCGAGCCGCCGACGGCGCTCGCCGGCCGACACAGCAACCACCGACACAGCAACCACCGACACAGCAACCACCGACACAGCAACCACCGACACCGGCCCATCGGCCTGA
- a CDS encoding 5'-3' exonuclease produces the protein MPHRLMLLDTASLYFRAFYGLPDTIRRTDGAPVNAVRGLLDMIARLTTDYGATHLIACWDDDWRPQWRVDLIPTYKSHRVAEVVADAPDVEVVPDALEAQLPMIRRVLGLAGIAIVGAAEHEADDVVGTYASHADLPVDVVTGDRDLFQTVNDERQVRVIYTARGMRNLEVVTDAVVVGKYRVLPEQYADYATLRGDASDGLPGVAGIGEKTAASLLGEYGTLEGLLAAAADGEGGMSASVRSKLAAAADYLTVAPTVVKIVRDLKLPTLEEAGAQLHPVVGASRAELEHLAVEWNLGGSVKRLLDALDQR, from the coding sequence ATGCCACACCGCCTGATGCTGCTTGATACTGCGTCCCTGTACTTTCGCGCTTTTTATGGCTTGCCGGACACGATCCGACGGACCGACGGAGCGCCGGTGAACGCCGTCCGCGGCCTCCTGGACATGATCGCCCGCCTCACCACGGACTACGGGGCAACTCACCTGATTGCCTGCTGGGACGACGACTGGCGTCCGCAGTGGCGCGTGGACCTGATTCCGACCTACAAGTCGCACCGGGTCGCCGAAGTGGTGGCGGATGCCCCTGACGTTGAGGTGGTCCCGGACGCTCTTGAAGCGCAGCTTCCGATGATCCGCCGCGTCCTCGGGCTCGCCGGCATCGCCATTGTCGGGGCTGCGGAACACGAGGCCGATGATGTCGTTGGCACCTACGCCAGCCACGCGGACCTCCCCGTCGATGTGGTCACCGGCGACCGGGATCTCTTCCAGACGGTCAACGACGAGCGTCAGGTGCGGGTGATCTACACCGCGCGGGGCATGAGGAACCTCGAGGTCGTGACGGACGCCGTCGTTGTCGGGAAGTACCGCGTGCTCCCGGAGCAGTATGCAGATTACGCGACCCTTCGCGGCGACGCCTCCGACGGGCTGCCAGGCGTGGCCGGCATCGGCGAGAAGACGGCAGCGTCGCTCCTGGGCGAGTACGGCACGCTGGAGGGCTTGCTCGCTGCAGCCGCTGACGGGGAAGGCGGTATGTCCGCGTCCGTGCGCTCAAAGCTCGCCGCTGCCGCCGACTACCTGACTGTCGCGCCCACCGTCGTGAAAATCGTGCGCGACCTGAAGCTTCCCACGCTCGAGGAAGCGGGAGCGCAGCTGCACCCCGTCGTCGGCGCATCGCGCGCCGAACTGGAGCATCTTGCCGTCGAATGGAACCTTGGCGGTTCGGTCAAGCGGCTGCTCGACGCGCTTGACCAACGCTAA